Proteins encoded within one genomic window of Jiangella mangrovi:
- the pyrR gene encoding bifunctional pyr operon transcriptional regulator/uracil phosphoribosyltransferase PyrR translates to MSRDLTGAREVLDGDDVARALTRIAHEVVERNKGATDLVLLGIPKRGVPLAHRLAQRISAVEGIEVPVGALDVTMYRDDLRLRPARALEHTEIPPGGVDDRIVVLVDDVLFSGRTIRAALTALEDIGRPRAVRLVVLVDRGHRQLPIRADHVGKNIPTSLAESVKVRLTESDGHDGVLLDKPAREPGEPAESAESAESAEAAGSEVAP, encoded by the coding sequence ATGTCTCGCGACCTGACCGGCGCGCGCGAGGTACTCGACGGCGACGACGTCGCCCGGGCCTTGACGCGTATCGCCCACGAGGTGGTGGAGCGCAACAAGGGCGCCACCGACCTCGTCCTCCTCGGCATCCCGAAGCGCGGCGTCCCGCTCGCGCACCGGCTGGCCCAGCGGATCTCCGCGGTCGAGGGCATCGAGGTCCCCGTCGGGGCACTCGACGTCACCATGTACCGCGACGATCTGCGGCTGCGGCCGGCCCGGGCGCTCGAGCACACCGAGATCCCGCCCGGCGGGGTCGACGACCGCATCGTGGTGCTGGTCGACGACGTCCTGTTCTCGGGGCGCACCATCCGGGCGGCGCTGACGGCGCTCGAGGACATCGGGCGGCCGCGCGCGGTCCGGCTGGTCGTCCTCGTCGACCGCGGCCACCGCCAGCTGCCCATCCGCGCCGACCACGTCGGCAAGAACATCCCGACCAGCCTGGCCGAGAGCGTGAAGGTGCGGCTCACCGAGTCCGACGGCCACGACGGCGTCCTCCTCGACAAACCCGCCCGCGAGCCCGGCGAACCGGCCGAATCCGCCGAATCCGCCGAA
- a CDS encoding type II toxin-antitoxin system VapC family toxin has protein sequence MNVYVETSAAAKLLIEEPESGALADYLDARQDAGLPLVSSMLLETELRRLATRVGLDQGRVTEVLERFDLYEPDRATFVEAGLLPGQQLRSLDALHVAVAIRVEAVELVAYDLRQADAARAVGLRVVAPVSHEEV, from the coding sequence ATGAACGTCTACGTCGAGACGTCCGCCGCGGCGAAGCTGCTGATCGAGGAGCCGGAGTCGGGGGCGCTCGCCGACTACCTCGATGCCCGCCAGGACGCAGGGCTGCCGCTGGTGTCGAGCATGCTGCTCGAGACCGAGCTGCGCCGGCTCGCCACGCGAGTCGGACTGGACCAGGGCCGGGTCACCGAGGTGCTGGAACGCTTCGACCTCTACGAGCCCGATCGCGCCACCTTCGTCGAGGCCGGGCTGCTGCCCGGGCAACAGCTTCGGAGCCTGGACGCCCTGCATGTCGCCGTCGCGATCCGGGTCGAGGCGGTCGAGCTGGTCGCCTACGACCTCCGGCAGGCGGACGCCGCCCGGGCCGTCGGCCTCCGCGTCGTCGCACCGGTCAGCCACGAGGAGGTGTGA
- a CDS encoding type II toxin-antitoxin system Phd/YefM family antitoxin — MARTIPHRELRNNSSAVLRDVQAGESIAISNHGEIVAILVPPASRRSSLRVREARVRGGLAGLERVRLDTPVRELLDDLRGER; from the coding sequence ATGGCGCGAACCATCCCGCATCGCGAGCTGCGCAACAACAGCAGCGCCGTCCTGCGCGACGTGCAGGCGGGCGAGAGCATCGCGATCAGCAACCACGGCGAGATCGTGGCGATCCTGGTGCCGCCGGCCAGTCGCCGGTCTAGTCTGCGGGTGCGTGAGGCCCGGGTCCGCGGCGGCCTGGCCGGACTCGAACGGGTCCGGCTCGACACGCCGGTACGGGAGCTCCTCGACGACCTCCGCGGCGAGCGGTGA
- a CDS encoding GNAT family N-acetyltransferase yields the protein MELRLERPADHDAVHDLHRQAFGGEHGELVATLTRELRALLEPERGLSLVAVEGDGAGQQIVGHVLLTHSILDAPERLVDVLVLSPVGVLPTHQKQGAGSALITRALELADEQHAPAVFLEGSPTYYPRLGFEPGEPLGFRKPSLRIPDAAFQVRRLSAYDPRMTGTLVYSEIFWRHDAVGLR from the coding sequence ATGGAGCTGCGCCTCGAACGACCCGCCGACCACGACGCCGTCCACGACCTGCATCGGCAGGCGTTCGGAGGCGAGCACGGGGAGCTGGTCGCGACCCTCACCCGCGAGCTCCGCGCCCTGCTCGAACCCGAGCGCGGGCTCTCGCTCGTCGCCGTCGAGGGCGACGGCGCCGGGCAACAGATCGTGGGGCACGTGCTCCTGACCCACTCCATCCTCGACGCGCCCGAGCGACTGGTCGACGTGCTGGTGCTGAGCCCGGTCGGGGTGCTGCCGACGCACCAGAAGCAGGGCGCCGGCAGCGCGCTCATCACCCGCGCCCTCGAGCTCGCCGACGAGCAACACGCCCCCGCCGTCTTCCTCGAGGGCTCGCCGACCTACTACCCGCGCCTCGGGTTCGAGCCCGGCGAGCCGCTCGGGTTCCGCAAGCCGTCGCTGCGCATCCCCGACGCCGCGTTCCAGGTCCGGCGTCTCAGCGCCTACGACCCGCGAATGACCGGCACGCTCGTCTACTCGGAGATCTTCTGGCGCCACGACGCCGTCGGCCTCCGCTGA
- a CDS encoding pyridoxamine 5'-phosphate oxidase family protein: protein MPKPPLPDDISAFLAQPNPAVMGTIGPSGPVTVATWYFWEDGRILINLDESRKRVEHLRADPRVSLTALAEDWYTHVSVQGRVVDLFDDEGLADIDRLSRHYTGHEYGRRDRGRISAWIEVDRWHGWGKFAGR from the coding sequence ATGCCGAAGCCCCCGCTTCCTGACGACATCAGCGCGTTCCTCGCCCAGCCCAACCCCGCGGTCATGGGGACCATTGGCCCGAGCGGCCCGGTCACCGTCGCGACCTGGTACTTCTGGGAGGACGGGCGCATCCTCATCAACCTCGACGAGTCGCGCAAGCGGGTCGAGCACCTGCGGGCCGACCCGCGGGTCAGCCTCACCGCGCTCGCCGAGGACTGGTACACCCACGTCAGCGTCCAGGGCCGCGTCGTCGACCTCTTCGACGACGAGGGCCTGGCCGACATCGACCGGCTGTCGCGGCACTACACCGGCCACGAATACGGACGGCGCGACCGCGGGCGCATCAGCGCCTGGATCGAGGTCGACCGGTGGCACGGATGGGGCAAGTTCGCCGGGCGGTGA